A part of Aegilops tauschii subsp. strangulata cultivar AL8/78 chromosome 2, Aet v6.0, whole genome shotgun sequence genomic DNA contains:
- the LOC109769478 gene encoding subtilisin-like protease isoform X1 encodes MPSLTNLIILLPLLFLATLSPTPSLCYISPAATRVQQGSTGTSDYRTYIVLVDPPPSSAGEVGHRRWYETFLPSSHIGESGEPRLLHTYTEVFSGFTARLTDAELDEMAKKPGFVRAFPDRMLQLMTTHTPEFLGLRSGTGFWSDTRYGKGVIVGLLDSGIYAAHPSFDDHGIPPPPTKWKGSCREVRCNNKLIGAKSFIAGDDRPFDFAGHGTHTSSTAAGNFVTNASYHGVGMGTASGIAPGAHIAMYKVCTGIGCEESAIVAGLDAAIKDGVDVLSLSLGGPTSVSFDKDPIAIGAFSAISKGIIVVCAAGNHGPTPRSVINDAPWLLTVAAGSVDRRFDAGVHLGNGLRLNGEALTQVKMPTSKSYPLLYSEENRFCGNEDHVPITGKIVVCQAMTPMPQYSTIRSIMDAGAAGVVLFNDEADGYSILLQDYYSRVVQVATADGIAITGYAKSAASKAVATFTYNNTMIGVHPNPIVASFSSRGPSPISPGVLKPDILAPGLNILAAWLQETKSASRPFNIISGTSMATPHVSGVAALIKSLHPDWSPAAIKSAILTTSDTFNNIGGPILNERHGKAGAYDRGAGHVNPARAADPGLVYDLGVTDYAGYICWLLGNKGLVTIVHNSSLTCEKLPKVKDVQLNYPTITVPFRSMPFIVNRTVTNVGPATSTYRVKVDTPKSMMVRVSPETLVFSKAREKKTFSVSVSSHHMDEQESMEGSLSWVSEKHVVRSPIVVALRVGGPTPLRSP; translated from the coding sequence ATGCCGTCCTTGACCAATCTCATCATACTACTACCACTTCTCTTCCTTGCCACCCTCTCTCCTACACCTTCACTGTGCTATATCAGTCCAGCTGCCACAAGGGTACAACAGGGTTCTACAGGAACCTCTGATTACCGCACTTACATCGTGCTCGTCGATCCACCTCCCTCAAGTGCCGGCGAAGTCGGGCATCGTCGGTGGTATGAGACTTTCTTACCGAGCTCTCACATCGGCGAATCTGGAGAGCCGCGTCTCCTCCACACCTACACCGAAGTGTTCAGCGGCTTCACGGCGAGGCTCACTGATGCCGAGCTCGACGAGATGGCCAAGAAGCCAGGGTTCGTGCGCGCGTTCCCAGACCGGATGCTGCAACTCATGACCACGCACACGCCGGAGTTCCTCGGGCTGAGGAGTGGCACCGGGTTTTGGAGCGACACACGCTACGGGAAGGGAGTGATCGTCGGGCTCCTCGACTCCGGAATCTATGCAGCACACCCTTCGTTCGACGATCATGGCATCCCACCACCCCCGACAAAGTGGAAAGGCTCGTGCAGGGAGGTCAGGTGCAACAACAAGCTCATCGGTGCCAAATCATTCATTGCCGGTGATGACCGCCCATTTGATTTTGCGGGGCACGGAACACACACCTCATCCACTGCCGCTGGGAACTTTGTTACCAATGCGTCATACCATGGCGTAGGCATGGGCACTGCTTCCGGAattgctccaggtgcccacaTCGCCATGTACAAAGTGTGCACTGGGATTGGCTGTGAAGAATCTGCCATAGTGGCTGGCCTGGACGCGGCCATCAAGGATGGGGTGGACGTGCTCTCGCTGTCCCTCGGCGGTCCCACCAGTGTGAGCTTCGACAAGGATCCCATCGCCATCGGCGCGTTCAGCGCGATATCCAAGGGTATCATTGTGGTGTGCGCGGCTGGCAACCATGGTCCCACTCCACGGTCGGTCATCAACGACGCACCGTGGTTGCTCACGGTCGCTGCCGGCTCGGTGGATCGGAGATTCGACGCTGGTGTTCATCTCGGCAATGGGTTGCGCTTAAATGGAGAAGCGCTTACCCAGGTGAAAATGCCAACCTCAAAGTCGTATCCTCTCCTCTACTCCGAGGAAAATCGTTTCTGCGGGAACGAGGATCACGTTCCCATCACCGGGAAAATCGTGGTATGCCAAGCCATGACACCGATGCCTCAGTATTCAACCATTCGCAGCATAATGGATGCTGGAGCGGCCGGCGTGGTACTGTTCAATGATGAAGCCGATGGCTACTCCATTCTTCTTCAGGATTACTACTCGAGAGTGGTGCAGGTGGCCACAGCTGATGGCATTGCTATCACAGGTTATGCGAAGTCGGCAGCGAGCAAAGCCGTGGCCACTTTCACATACAACAACACAATGATTGGTGTTCATCCAAACCCGATCGTGGCGTCGTTCTCTTCACGGGGTCCAAGCCCTATCTCCCCGGGCGTGCTCAAGCCGGACATTCTGGCTCCCGGGCTCAACATCCTCGCCGCATGGCTGCAAGAAACAAAATCTGCATCGAGGCCTTTCAATATCATATCAGGTACATCCATGGCAACACCACATGTCAGCGGTGTCGCGGCGCTCATCAAAAGCTTGCATCCCGACTGGTCACCGGCTGCCATCAAGTCGGCCATCCTGACAACGTCGGACACCTTCAACAACATCGGTGGCCCGATATTGAATGAGAGGCATGGTAAAGCCGGTGCGTACGATAGAGGCGCCGGCCATGTGAACCCGGCGAGAGCCGCCGATCCTGGTCTGGTGTACGATCTCGGCGTAACTGATTACGCGGGCTACATCTGCTGGCTCCTTGGCAACAAAGGCTTGGTGACAATCGTGCACAACTCGAGCTTGACCTGTGAGAAGCTGCCCAAGGTCAAGGACGTCCAGCTCAACTATCCAACTATAACTGTGCCATTTAGATCAATGCCGTTCATCGTGAACCGAACAGTGACAAACGTTGGGCCAGCGACATCGACATACAGGGTGAAGGTGGACACGCCCAAGTCGATGATGGTGCGTGTTTCTCCGGAGACGCTGGTGTTCTCCAAGGCCCGGGAGAAGAAGACATTTAGCGTGTCGGTCAGCAGCCACCACATGGATGaacaagaatccatggagggaagCCTGAGCTGGGTGTCCGAGAAACACGTGGTGAGGAGCCCGATCGTCGTCGCCCTTCGAGTCGGCGGTCCTACTCCCCTGCGATCACCATGA